The following coding sequences are from one Ornithodoros turicata isolate Travis chromosome 1, ASM3712646v1, whole genome shotgun sequence window:
- the LOC135378534 gene encoding zinc finger protein 501-like isoform X1 — MAACDIACNEDAPVRNGCLGNQEGTEEATRDDTVAGEACSSGTPSVKEGFKDDYTSIPLPYGPSNAVLVSVDNAASPLATKEATQLTEGVSQPSGTPLLIPAQEDSAGSRSSMAEDIGEDTITGSSSQSSNNETHHSAKGASVKHKCELCPAVFLRLGFLKRHMFVHMGGKLHRCRLCPKEFAQLAQLRDHMQSHMGDMPCKCETCGAVFIEHKDLQRHVRTHTDKMLYKCEECPAAFAQLPELKQHTLLTHTGGTPFKCKVCQQAFAQSALLKSHMQSHTVEKPYECELCPAAFIRLADLRRHIETHMRDRPFKCELCSAAFSLSKKHKAHMRTHKGQKPYKCELCGAAFARPQTLKGHMQTHTGEKSHKCEHCSIAFLRHQDLKRHIRTHTGERPYKCGLCRAKFSQSQMLKAHMRTHEPRAT, encoded by the coding sequence GTGAAGCATGCTCCAGTGGTACGCCTTCCGTCAAAGAAGGTTTCAAAGACGACTACACCTCAATCCCTTTGCCCTACGGCCCTTCAAATGCAGTGCTGGTATCTGTTGATAATGCAGCGTCTCCCCTTGCCACCAAAGAAGCCACTCAGCTGACAGAAGGGGTATCTCAACCTAGCGGCACTCCACTGTTGATACCAGCGCAAGAAGATTCAGCAGGGTCGAGGTCCAGCATGGCCGAGGACATAGGAGAGGACACAATCACTGGCTCCTCATCGCAAAGCTCCAATAATGAGACACATCACAGTGCAAAAGGTGCCAGTGTGAAGCACAAGTGTGAACTTTGTCCCGCCGTATTCCTTCGACTCGGATTTTTGAAACGGCACATGTTTGTGCACATGGGAGGGAAGCTGCATAGGTGTCGCCTCTGTCCAAAAGAGTTTGCACAGCTTGCACAGCTTAGAGATCACATGCAGTCGCACATGGGAGACATGCCATGCAAGTGTGAGACGTGCGGTGCCGTCTTCATTGAACACAAAGACCTGCAGCGTCATGTACGAACACACACCGATAAGATGCTCTATAAGTGTGAGGAGTGCCCAGCAGCATTCGCTCAACTCCCAGAGCTGAAACAGCACACTTTATTGACCCACACGGGAGGGACACCCTTCAAGTGCAAAGTCTGCCAGCAAGCGTTTGCACAATCTGCACTCCTGAAAAGTCACATGCAGTCACACACAGTAGAGAAGCCGTATGAATGCGAGCTCTGCCCCGCTGCATTTATTCGGCTGGCAGATTTGAGGCGCCACATTGAAACACACATGAGGGATAGGCCGTTCAAGTGTGAACTGTGCTCTGCCGCATTCTCCCTCTCCAAGAAACACAAAGCCCACATGCGAACGCACAAGGGACAAAAGCCTTACAAGTGCGAGCTCTGCGGTGCCGCATTTGCTCGCCCTCAAACTCTCAAGGGGCACATgcaaacacacacgggtgaAAAGAGCCACAAATGTGAACACTGTTCCATCGCATTCCTGCGGCATCAGGACTTGAAACGCCACATACGAACCCACACTGGAgagaggccatacaagtgtggGCTCTGTCGTGCCAAGTTCTCTCAGTCTCAAATGCTGAAGGCTCACATGCGAACACATGAGCCACGAGCGACTTAA